Proteins from a genomic interval of Asticcacaulis sp. AND118:
- a CDS encoding UxaA family hydrolase, with the protein MLKGYLRQDGRKGIRNVIAVAYLVECAHHVARQIVSKSDDSEVHLIGFPGCYPNDYAFKVMSAVTTHPNVGGVLLISLGCESFNRERLKTAIEASGRPCETLVIQQSGGTLSTIQKGREAVARLQAIAHATPKVEMEVSELIIGTICGGSDGTSGITANPAVGRAFDWFGAQGAACVFEETGELVGCETIMASRAVTPELGAELEACVRKAEAYYTVMGFGSFAPGNAEGGLTTQEEKSMGAYSKSGSAPICGIIKPGDVPPTGGLYLLDVVPDGEPRFGFPNISDNAEIVELIACGAHVTLFTTGRGSVVGSAISPVIKICANPDTYRKLSEDMDIDAGKIMEGRATLDEVGQEIIDRVLDVAAGAQTRSEALGHQEFILTYKAFDPLGPACLPLRRA; encoded by the coding sequence ATGCTTAAGGGCTATCTGCGTCAGGATGGCCGCAAGGGCATCCGCAACGTCATCGCCGTGGCCTATCTGGTCGAATGCGCCCACCACGTCGCACGCCAGATCGTCAGCAAATCCGACGACAGCGAAGTCCATCTGATCGGCTTCCCCGGTTGCTATCCTAACGACTACGCCTTCAAGGTGATGTCGGCGGTGACGACCCATCCCAATGTCGGTGGCGTACTGCTGATCTCGCTGGGCTGCGAAAGCTTCAACCGCGAGCGCCTGAAGACCGCCATCGAAGCGTCGGGCCGTCCCTGCGAGACTCTGGTTATCCAGCAATCGGGTGGCACGCTTTCGACCATCCAGAAGGGGCGCGAAGCCGTCGCCCGTCTGCAGGCCATCGCCCATGCGACGCCCAAGGTGGAGATGGAGGTGTCGGAACTGATCATCGGCACCATCTGCGGCGGCTCGGACGGCACGTCGGGCATCACCGCCAATCCGGCGGTCGGCCGCGCCTTCGACTGGTTCGGCGCGCAAGGCGCGGCCTGCGTGTTCGAGGAGACCGGCGAACTGGTCGGCTGCGAAACCATTATGGCCAGCCGCGCCGTGACGCCCGAATTGGGCGCGGAACTCGAAGCCTGCGTGCGAAAAGCCGAAGCCTATTACACCGTCATGGGCTTCGGCTCCTTCGCGCCGGGCAATGCCGAAGGCGGGCTGACGACGCAGGAAGAAAAGTCGATGGGTGCCTATTCCAAGTCGGGATCCGCGCCCATCTGCGGCATTATAAAGCCCGGCGACGTGCCGCCGACGGGCGGGCTCTATCTGCTCGACGTGGTGCCGGACGGCGAGCCGCGCTTCGGCTTCCCCAATATTTCCGATAATGCCGAAATCGTCGAACTGATCGCCTGCGGGGCGCACGTGACCCTGTTCACCACCGGCCGCGGCAGCGTCGTCGGATCGGCCATCTCACCGGTGATCAAGATTTGCGCCAATCCGGACACCTATCGAAAGCTGAGCGAAGACATGGACATCGACGCCGGCAAGATCATGGAAGGCCGCGCGACGCTGGACGAGGTCGGTCAGGAGATTATCGATCGGGTGCTAGACGTCGCCGCCGGCGCGCAGACCAGGTCCGAGGCCCTGGGGCATCAGGAATTCATCCTGACCTACAAGGCCTTCGATCCGCTCGGCCCGGCGTGTCTGCCGCTGCGTCGCGCCTAA
- a CDS encoding SDR family oxidoreductase — MSRLSGKTALITAAGQGIGRATVEAYVREGATVIAADINDASLAELSRLDNVIPRKLDVTELEAVKAIAAEFPQIDILYNCAGFVHAGTILDCDEKDWEFSNALNVTAQYRLIRAVLPNMIARGGGSIINMSSIASSIKGIPNRFAYCATKAAVIGLTKAVAADFVAQGIRCNAICPGTVETPSLLQRLHETGDFEKAYGDFTARQAMGRFGKPEELAALAVYLGSDESKFTTGHAHVIDGGWVM, encoded by the coding sequence ATGTCACGACTTTCCGGTAAAACCGCCCTGATCACCGCCGCCGGCCAAGGCATCGGCCGCGCCACCGTCGAAGCTTATGTCCGCGAAGGCGCCACCGTTATCGCCGCCGACATCAATGACGCCAGTCTCGCCGAACTGAGCCGCCTCGATAACGTTATCCCGCGCAAGCTCGACGTCACTGAGCTTGAAGCCGTCAAGGCCATCGCCGCTGAATTCCCGCAGATTGATATTCTCTATAACTGCGCGGGCTTCGTCCACGCGGGGACCATCCTCGACTGCGACGAAAAGGACTGGGAATTTTCCAACGCGCTGAACGTCACGGCGCAGTACCGCCTGATCCGCGCCGTCCTGCCCAATATGATTGCGCGCGGCGGCGGCTCGATCATCAACATGTCGTCCATCGCTTCTTCGATCAAGGGCATTCCCAACCGCTTCGCCTACTGCGCCACCAAGGCCGCCGTCATCGGCCTGACCAAGGCCGTGGCCGCCGATTTCGTGGCTCAGGGCATCCGCTGCAACGCCATCTGCCCCGGTACGGTCGAGACGCCGTCGCTGCTTCAGCGGCTGCATGAGACGGGTGATTTCGAAAAGGCCTATGGCGACTTCACCGCGCGTCAGGCCATGGGCCGCTTCGGCAAGCCGGAAGAACTGGCGGCGCTGGCGGTCTATCTGGGGTCGGACGAGTCGAAGTTCACCACGGGTCACGCCCACGTCATCGACGGCGGCTGGGTCATGTAA
- a CDS encoding fumarylacetoacetate hydrolase family protein — MTDFLPTAMLPQDWRDATLVGRILLPEGPTPVLIRGGEVFDMSAVAPTVAQLLAQWPEKGGPAGGKSLGKLEDFAFKKSWEGQSTLLSPIDLQVVKAAGVTFAVSAVERVIEERARGDFNQAQAIRDDLAARVGGDIRSVVPGTEAAAKLKEALIADGLWSQYLEVAIGPDAEIFTKSPVLSSVGWGEEVGVRSDSTWNNPEPEVVMVVDPKGRALGATLGNDVNLRCFEGRSALLLGKAKDNNASCALGPFIRLFDDNFTLDDVRSAVLDLRIDGPEGYVLEGRSSMDQISRDPLELIRQALSEHHYPDGFVLMLGTLFAPTQDRDTPGRGFTHKIGDVVTVTTPKLGTLENRVTTSKDARAWTFGIVSLMQNLAARGLLKTEAAKADAA, encoded by the coding sequence ATGACCGATTTCCTGCCGACTGCCATGCTTCCGCAAGACTGGCGTGACGCGACCCTCGTCGGGCGCATCCTTCTGCCCGAAGGACCGACGCCGGTACTGATCAGGGGTGGCGAGGTCTTCGACATGAGCGCCGTGGCCCCGACCGTGGCGCAGCTTCTCGCCCAATGGCCAGAAAAGGGGGGCCCGGCAGGCGGCAAGAGCCTCGGCAAGCTGGAAGACTTTGCGTTTAAGAAATCCTGGGAAGGCCAATCGACCCTTCTGTCGCCGATCGATCTTCAGGTGGTCAAGGCGGCGGGCGTGACTTTCGCGGTCTCGGCGGTCGAGCGCGTCATCGAAGAACGCGCGCGCGGTGATTTCAACCAGGCCCAGGCCATCCGCGACGATCTGGCGGCCCGCGTCGGCGGCGACATCCGCTCGGTCGTGCCGGGCACCGAAGCCGCCGCCAAGCTGAAAGAGGCCCTGATCGCCGACGGCCTGTGGTCGCAATATCTGGAGGTCGCCATTGGCCCGGACGCCGAGATCTTCACCAAGTCGCCGGTCCTGTCCTCGGTCGGCTGGGGCGAAGAGGTTGGCGTGCGTTCGGACTCGACGTGGAACAACCCGGAACCCGAAGTGGTGATGGTGGTCGATCCCAAGGGCCGTGCGCTCGGTGCGACGCTCGGTAACGACGTCAATCTGCGCTGTTTCGAAGGCCGCTCGGCCCTGCTGTTGGGCAAGGCCAAGGACAATAACGCCTCCTGCGCGCTGGGGCCGTTCATCCGCCTGTTCGACGACAATTTCACGCTCGATGACGTGCGCTCGGCCGTGCTCGATCTGCGCATCGACGGTCCGGAAGGCTATGTGCTCGAGGGCCGTTCCTCGATGGATCAGATCAGCCGCGATCCGCTGGAGCTGATCCGTCAGGCGCTGAGCGAGCACCACTATCCCGACGGCTTCGTCCTGATGCTGGGCACGCTGTTCGCCCCCACGCAGGACCGTGACACACCGGGCCGCGGTTTCACGCACAAGATCGGTGACGTCGTCACCGTCACCACGCCCAAGCTGGGTACGCTCGAAAACCGCGTCACCACCTCAAAGGACGCCCGCGCCTGGACCTTCGGTATCGTGTCCCTGATGCAGAACCTCGCTGCGCGGGGCCTCCTGAAGACCGAAGCCGCCAAGGCCGATGCCGCCTAG
- a CDS encoding IlvD/Edd family dehydratase, which yields MSGKPETAQRRPATPNGRFRSQEWFEAPGHIDMAALYLERFMNYGITPQELRSGRPIIGIAQSGSDLSPCNRIHLDLAQRVREGIRDAGGICMEFPCHPIFENCRRPTAAVDRNLSFMTLVEILHGYPLDAVVLTTGCDKTTPAGIMAATAVDIPAIVLSGGPMLDGWHDGDLVGSGTVIWRSRRKLAAGEITEDEFLEAACASAPSAGHCNTMGTASTMNAVAETMGLSLPGCSAIPAPYRERGQMAYETGRRIVEMAYEDLKPSKILTKASFLNAIAAVAALGGSTNAQPHIVAMARHAGVELTPDDWMAAYDIPLILNMQPAGKYLGERFHRAGGVPAIHVELLKAGLLDGTAATITGRSLAENVEGRESKDREMIRTVAEPLMERAGFLVLKGNLFDFAIMKTSVISDEFRKRYLSEPGQEGVFEGRAVVFDGSTDYHERINDPALNIDEHCILVIRGSGPVGWPGSAEVVNMQPPDALLKKGITSLPTIGDGRQSGTADSPSILNASPESAVGGGLAWLRTGDMIRIDINTGACNVLVSDEEIEKRKADGIPPYTESMTMWQEIYRQTVGQLHTGAVMEPALKYTKIADKMPRHNH from the coding sequence ATGTCGGGCAAGCCCGAAACCGCCCAGCGCCGTCCGGCGACGCCCAATGGCCGTTTCCGCTCGCAGGAATGGTTCGAGGCCCCCGGCCATATCGACATGGCCGCGCTTTATCTTGAGCGCTTCATGAACTACGGCATCACGCCGCAGGAACTGCGATCGGGGCGTCCCATCATCGGCATCGCCCAGTCGGGCTCGGACCTCAGCCCGTGCAACCGCATTCATCTCGATCTGGCGCAGCGCGTGCGCGAAGGCATCCGCGACGCGGGCGGCATCTGCATGGAATTTCCCTGCCACCCCATCTTCGAAAACTGCCGCCGTCCGACCGCGGCGGTGGACCGCAATCTCAGCTTCATGACGCTAGTGGAGATTCTGCACGGCTACCCGCTGGACGCCGTGGTGCTGACCACCGGCTGCGACAAGACGACCCCGGCGGGCATTATGGCCGCCACCGCCGTCGATATTCCGGCCATTGTGCTGTCGGGCGGGCCGATGCTCGACGGCTGGCACGACGGCGATCTGGTCGGCTCCGGCACGGTCATCTGGCGTTCGCGCCGCAAGCTGGCGGCGGGCGAAATCACCGAAGACGAATTCCTCGAAGCCGCCTGCGCCTCGGCCCCGTCGGCAGGCCACTGCAACACCATGGGTACGGCCTCGACCATGAATGCCGTGGCCGAGACCATGGGCCTGTCGCTGCCCGGCTGTTCGGCCATTCCTGCGCCCTATCGCGAGCGCGGACAGATGGCCTATGAGACCGGTCGCCGCATCGTGGAAATGGCCTATGAAGACCTCAAGCCGTCGAAGATTCTGACCAAGGCCTCCTTCCTCAATGCCATTGCGGCGGTGGCGGCGCTGGGCGGTTCGACCAATGCCCAGCCGCACATCGTGGCCATGGCCCGCCACGCCGGGGTCGAACTGACGCCGGACGACTGGATGGCCGCTTACGACATCCCGCTGATCCTCAACATGCAGCCGGCGGGCAAGTATCTGGGCGAGCGCTTCCATCGCGCGGGCGGCGTCCCGGCCATCCATGTCGAGTTGCTGAAGGCGGGGCTGCTGGACGGTACGGCGGCAACCATCACCGGGCGCAGCCTCGCCGAAAACGTCGAAGGCCGCGAAAGCAAGGACCGCGAGATGATCCGCACCGTGGCCGAGCCGCTGATGGAGCGCGCGGGTTTCCTCGTTTTGAAGGGCAATTTGTTCGACTTCGCCATCATGAAGACGAGCGTGATTTCGGACGAGTTCCGTAAGCGCTACCTGTCCGAACCGGGGCAAGAAGGGGTCTTTGAAGGCCGCGCCGTGGTCTTCGACGGTTCGACCGACTATCACGAGCGCATCAACGATCCCGCGCTGAATATAGATGAGCACTGCATTCTGGTCATTCGCGGCTCCGGTCCGGTGGGCTGGCCCGGTTCGGCCGAGGTCGTCAACATGCAGCCGCCCGACGCCCTGCTGAAAAAGGGCATTACCTCCCTGCCGACTATCGGCGATGGACGTCAGTCGGGGACGGCGGATTCGCCCTCCATCCTCAACGCCTCCCCCGAAAGTGCGGTGGGCGGCGGGCTGGCCTGGCTGCGCACCGGCGACATGATCCGCATCGACATCAATACGGGCGCCTGCAATGTGCTGGTCTCCGACGAGGAGATCGAGAAGCGCAAGGCCGATGGCATCCCGCCCTATACGGAATCGATGACCATGTGGCAGGAAATCTACCGTCAGACCGTGGGGCAATTGCACACCGGCGCGGTGATGGAACCGGCGCTGAAGTACACAAAGATTGCCGACAAGATGCCGCGGCATAATCACTAG
- a CDS encoding aldose 1-epimerase produces the protein MIDLSTLTLTARDTALELHPDVGGAIGRLLHKGRDYMRRTPDEPRDVLETASFPLVPFCNRIKDGTFAVGTQKVKMKPNLGDHPHTLHGQGWRARWKVAEQSPSRAVLTFRHKADEWPWEYEARQVFELRPAGLRVWLSVKNLSATAMPAGLGFHPYFNRTPQTRLKAQVDGVWMADQDCLPTEWQAGLWRKDWPLGDFVSDSVLIDHCHSGFMGRADVYEDGTPLLTLRASPDCHWLHIYVPPGEDFFCAEPVNHMPDPFNHANSGLRCLKPGDVALIWMDISLHS, from the coding sequence ATGATCGACCTCTCTACGCTGACCCTGACGGCGCGCGATACCGCGCTTGAGCTGCACCCCGACGTGGGCGGGGCCATCGGCCGTCTGCTGCACAAGGGGCGCGACTATATGCGCCGCACGCCGGACGAACCGCGCGACGTGTTGGAAACCGCTTCCTTCCCGCTGGTGCCCTTCTGCAACCGCATAAAGGACGGGACGTTCGCCGTCGGGACGCAGAAGGTGAAGATGAAGCCCAATCTGGGCGACCATCCGCATACCCTGCACGGTCAGGGCTGGCGCGCGCGCTGGAAGGTGGCCGAGCAGTCGCCGTCTCGCGCCGTGCTGACCTTCCGCCATAAGGCCGATGAATGGCCGTGGGAATACGAGGCGCGTCAGGTGTTCGAACTGCGGCCTGCAGGCCTGCGGGTGTGGCTGAGCGTCAAGAACCTCAGCGCCACGGCCATGCCGGCGGGGCTGGGCTTTCATCCCTATTTCAACCGCACGCCGCAGACGCGGCTCAAGGCCCAGGTGGACGGCGTATGGATGGCGGATCAGGACTGCCTGCCGACCGAATGGCAGGCGGGCCTATGGCGCAAAGACTGGCCGCTGGGCGATTTCGTCAGCGACTCCGTGCTTATCGACCACTGTCACAGCGGGTTTATGGGCCGGGCGGATGTCTATGAGGACGGTACGCCGCTGCTGACCCTGCGCGCCTCACCGGACTGCCACTGGCTGCACATCTATGTGCCGCCGGGCGAGGACTTCTTCTGCGCCGAGCCGGTCAATCATATGCCCGACCCGTTCAACCATGCCAATTCGGGCCTGCGCTGTCTGAAGCCCGGTGATGTGGCGCTGATCTGGATGGATATCAGCCTGCACAGCTAA
- a CDS encoding UxaA family hydrolase: MSLPSPLILLHPDDNVAVCRQAIAPGTDVPVAGDLLSVREPIEVGHKVAVRDLKAGDKIFKYGAPIGSMIRDTPKGGHVHMHNMKSDYISSHTREASGGTHA; encoded by the coding sequence ATGTCCCTGCCCTCGCCCCTCATCCTCCTGCACCCCGACGACAATGTCGCCGTCTGCCGTCAGGCCATCGCGCCCGGCACCGACGTCCCCGTTGCCGGAGACCTCCTGTCCGTGCGCGAGCCCATCGAGGTCGGGCACAAGGTGGCGGTGCGCGACCTTAAGGCCGGCGACAAGATCTTCAAATACGGCGCGCCCATCGGCTCGATGATCCGCGACACGCCGAAAGGCGGCCACGTCCACATGCACAATATGAAAAGCGACTACATTTCGTCCCACACCCGCGAAGCCTCCGGAGGTACGCATGCTTAA
- a CDS encoding sugar porter family MFS transporter — protein sequence MSSPTKVNTGLILGLAVGASLGGLLFGYDTAVISGAEQSIKFNFVVPHTEWSIDFKNTVHGFAVGIALLGCVIGSAIAGPLATALGRRAGMLIAASLFFVSSLLSAFPETFLAPVGQMGTEAIWPFLIYRTFGGIAIGMASLISPMYISEIAPAKQRGLFVSLEQIAIVVGITLVYFVNMQIARMGDAEWLHALGWRYMLASCAIPAAIFFVAALIMPDTPRWYMLKGKEDKAREVLAKANPADEVETTLSEIRGSLVQHSGKLLSFGFGVLAVGILLSVFQQVVGINAVLYYAPTMFENLGLGKDAAMLNTVIMGIAMVVFTVVALFTVDHWGRKPLLILGSVVMAASLIFLGVLYQTQNPAEQPGIIYLIVAITYIAGFSLSWGPIVWVMLAEMFPNSIKGKAMSVAVAAQWIANFIVSQTFPMMDGNPQLIAMFNHGFSFYVYGICSILSGLFVWKFVPETKGRTLEAIEHLWKKA from the coding sequence ATGAGTTCTCCAACAAAGGTCAATACCGGCCTGATCCTAGGGCTTGCCGTCGGCGCGTCGCTGGGCGGGCTTCTGTTCGGCTACGATACCGCCGTGATTTCCGGCGCGGAACAGTCGATCAAGTTCAACTTCGTCGTGCCGCATACCGAATGGTCGATCGATTTCAAGAACACGGTGCACGGGTTTGCCGTGGGGATCGCGCTGCTGGGCTGCGTTATCGGTTCGGCCATTGCGGGCCCGCTGGCGACCGCGCTCGGCCGCCGTGCCGGTATGCTGATCGCCGCGTCGCTGTTCTTCGTGTCGTCCCTGCTGTCGGCGTTTCCGGAAACCTTTCTGGCGCCGGTCGGGCAGATGGGAACGGAGGCCATCTGGCCGTTTCTGATCTATCGCACCTTCGGCGGCATCGCCATCGGCATGGCCTCGTTGATTTCGCCCATGTACATTTCGGAAATCGCCCCGGCCAAACAGCGCGGTCTGTTCGTCTCGCTGGAGCAGATCGCCATCGTCGTCGGCATCACGCTGGTCTACTTCGTCAACATGCAGATCGCGCGCATGGGGGACGCGGAATGGCTCCACGCGCTCGGCTGGCGCTACATGCTGGCCTCGTGCGCTATCCCCGCCGCCATCTTCTTCGTCGCTGCGCTGATCATGCCGGACACGCCGCGCTGGTATATGCTGAAAGGCAAGGAAGACAAGGCGCGCGAAGTGCTGGCCAAGGCCAATCCCGCCGATGAGGTCGAAACGACCCTCAGCGAAATCCGCGGCAGCCTGGTGCAGCATTCGGGCAAGCTTCTGTCGTTCGGCTTCGGGGTTCTGGCGGTCGGCATTCTGCTGTCGGTTTTCCAGCAGGTCGTCGGTATCAACGCTGTGCTCTACTATGCGCCGACCATGTTCGAGAATCTGGGGCTGGGCAAGGATGCGGCTATGCTCAATACGGTGATCATGGGCATCGCCATGGTGGTCTTCACCGTGGTTGCGCTGTTCACCGTCGACCATTGGGGGCGCAAGCCGCTGCTGATCCTCGGTTCCGTCGTGATGGCGGCGTCGCTGATCTTCCTCGGTGTGTTGTACCAGACGCAGAATCCGGCCGAGCAGCCGGGCATCATCTATCTGATCGTCGCCATCACCTATATCGCCGGTTTCTCGCTGTCGTGGGGTCCGATCGTGTGGGTCATGCTGGCGGAAATGTTCCCCAACTCGATCAAGGGCAAGGCCATGTCGGTGGCCGTCGCCGCCCAATGGATCGCCAACTTCATCGTGTCGCAAACCTTCCCGATGATGGACGGCAATCCGCAACTGATCGCGATGTTCAACCACGGCTTTTCCTTCTACGTCTACGGCATCTGCTCGATCCTGTCGGGGCTGTTCGTGTGGAAGTTCGTTCCTGAAACCAAGGGCCGGACGCTCGAAGCCATTGAGCATCTGTGGAAAAAGGCGTAA
- a CDS encoding cupin domain-containing protein: MRLIFAVALIALPSLALGAPPVNQPMVVIDEKDTIVEQPTPHGNIGMSTAYRISDKAPQRAMEFRKRTLHIGSAIGIHPIDHDEVYYVVSGTGLVESDGVTQTLTTGMTAYLYEGAQVGIKQVGDEPLTIIVSYPLKARTK, encoded by the coding sequence ATGCGCCTGATATTCGCCGTTGCGCTTATCGCCCTGCCCTCGCTTGCCCTCGGAGCCCCGCCCGTGAACCAGCCTATGGTAGTCATCGACGAAAAGGACACCATCGTCGAGCAGCCCACGCCGCACGGCAATATCGGCATGTCCACCGCCTATCGTATCAGCGACAAGGCCCCTCAGCGCGCCATGGAATTCCGCAAGCGCACCCTGCATATTGGCTCGGCCATCGGCATCCATCCCATCGACCACGACGAGGTCTATTACGTCGTTTCGGGTACGGGTCTTGTCGAATCCGACGGCGTGACACAAACGCTAACCACCGGCATGACCGCCTATCTGTACGAAGGCGCGCAGGTCGGTATCAAGCAGGTCGGCGACGAGCCCCTGACGATCATCGTTTCCTACCCGCTCAAGGCGAGAACGAAATAG
- a CDS encoding SDR family NAD(P)-dependent oxidoreductase, producing MSSAIYPSLKGRKVLITGGGSGIGGGLVKAFVNQGARVHYIDLVDEVSPTIDTGVLGTAPVFHKCDLTDTPALEKVLAAILADGPVTILLNNAARDDRHSLSEITSEFFDKNIGVNLKHMLMVTRAIAPGMKTAGGGAIINFGSISWHLGLPDLTLYETAKAGIEGMSRALARELGRDNIRVTTIIPGNVKTPRQEKWYTPEGERQIVEAQCLDGRIEPRHVASLALFLASDDAALCTGHGYWIDAGWR from the coding sequence ATGTCGTCTGCCATCTATCCGAGCCTGAAAGGGCGTAAGGTTCTTATCACCGGCGGGGGGTCGGGTATCGGCGGAGGGCTGGTCAAGGCCTTCGTCAATCAGGGCGCCAGGGTCCATTATATCGATCTGGTCGATGAGGTTTCCCCTACCATCGACACCGGCGTGTTGGGCACGGCACCCGTCTTCCATAAATGCGACCTGACCGACACCCCGGCGCTGGAAAAGGTGTTGGCTGCCATTCTGGCCGACGGCCCGGTGACCATCCTGCTCAACAATGCCGCGCGCGACGATCGTCATTCGCTGTCGGAAATTACCTCGGAATTCTTCGACAAGAATATCGGCGTGAACCTCAAGCACATGCTGATGGTCACCCGCGCCATTGCGCCGGGCATGAAGACCGCCGGCGGCGGGGCCATCATCAATTTCGGCTCGATCTCATGGCACCTCGGCTTGCCGGACCTGACCCTCTATGAGACCGCCAAAGCGGGCATCGAAGGCATGAGCCGGGCGCTGGCCCGTGAACTGGGCCGCGACAATATCCGCGTCACCACCATCATCCCCGGCAACGTCAAGACGCCGCGTCAGGAGAAGTGGTACACGCCCGAAGGCGAGCGTCAGATCGTAGAGGCCCAGTGCCTCGATGGCCGTATCGAACCGCGGCACGTGGCGTCGCTGGCCTTGTTCCTGGCGTCGGACGATGCGGCGCTGTGCACCGGCCACGGCTACTGGATCGACGCCGGCTGGCGGTAG
- a CDS encoding aldo/keto reductase, with protein sequence MSMTSSNRLGRTEVRVGALGFGAAAIGNLYRPVEDAIAIATLKAAWDGGIGYFDTAPRYGQGLSERRIGALPAQAILSTKVGRVLTPIAPPPPGTERHGFVDGDPFEEHFDYSYSGVMRSFADSLKRLKREHIDIALVHDLGTETHGNGNNFHLETFLRGGLMALQNLKAQGLIGAIGLGVNETAICDEVMAHADIDAILLAGRYTLLEQTPLDGFFDRCAARGVSVLAAAPFNSGLLAGGAHFNYATPPAEIVDRVRRIEAVCAEYDVPLAAAAIQFPGHHPVVASTVVGMARPEEVARNLSLFNHPIPAALWRDLKSAGLLRADAPVAEPARV encoded by the coding sequence ATGTCTATGACGTCCTCTAACCGTTTAGGCCGGACAGAAGTCAGGGTCGGCGCGCTGGGTTTCGGCGCGGCGGCTATCGGCAATCTGTACCGTCCGGTCGAAGATGCTATCGCGATCGCGACACTGAAGGCCGCATGGGACGGCGGCATCGGCTATTTCGATACCGCCCCGCGCTATGGTCAGGGCCTGTCCGAACGCCGGATTGGGGCTTTGCCGGCTCAGGCCATTCTCTCGACCAAGGTCGGGCGTGTTCTGACCCCGATCGCGCCGCCGCCGCCCGGCACTGAACGCCACGGCTTTGTCGATGGCGACCCGTTCGAGGAGCATTTCGACTATTCGTATTCCGGGGTGATGCGGTCGTTCGCCGACAGTCTGAAGCGCCTGAAGCGCGAGCACATCGACATCGCTCTGGTCCACGATCTCGGCACAGAGACGCACGGCAACGGCAACAACTTCCATCTGGAGACCTTCCTGCGCGGCGGGCTAATGGCCCTGCAAAACCTGAAGGCCCAGGGCCTGATCGGCGCCATCGGGCTGGGGGTCAATGAGACCGCCATCTGCGACGAAGTCATGGCGCACGCCGATATAGACGCCATCCTGCTGGCCGGGCGCTATACCCTGCTGGAGCAGACGCCGCTCGACGGCTTTTTCGACCGTTGCGCCGCGCGCGGCGTATCGGTGCTGGCCGCCGCGCCGTTCAATTCCGGCCTGCTGGCCGGCGGCGCGCACTTCAACTACGCGACTCCGCCCGCGGAGATCGTCGATCGGGTGCGCCGCATAGAGGCCGTTTGCGCCGAATACGACGTGCCGCTGGCCGCCGCCGCCATCCAGTTCCCCGGCCATCATCCGGTCGTCGCCAGCACCGTCGTCGGCATGGCCCGCCCGGAAGAGGTTGCGCGCAATCTGAGCCTGTTCAATCACCCCATCCCCGCCGCCCTGTGGCGCGATCTGAAATCCGCCGGACTGCTGCGCGCCGATGCGCCCGTCGCCGAACCGGCCCGCGTATAG
- a CDS encoding SMP-30/gluconolactonase/LRE family protein: MTQLFQPTCILDLKATLGEGPVWSARDHALWFVDIKQKRVHRYDPDIGSHQTFHAPSEPGFLAPKQRGGFIVGCKTGLFDFDPIKGAFTLLSHVEPGLPTNRLNDGFVDARGRLWFGSMDDDEASPTGRLYRYDARGLKIMDDEYVITNGPAVSPDGRTLYHNDTLKKHIYAFDLDDHGEIANKRLFAQLDRDGKTGEHGEGYMDGPVVDSEGHVWVGLFFGWGVNVYAPDGTLIRKVDLPVSNVTKIAFGGRDLKTVYATTAAKGLSADDLKQQPLAGGLFSFRSDVAGQPQNEITFL; this comes from the coding sequence ATGACCCAACTCTTCCAACCAACCTGCATTCTCGACCTCAAGGCTACCCTCGGCGAAGGGCCCGTGTGGTCCGCGCGCGACCATGCCCTGTGGTTCGTCGATATCAAGCAGAAGCGCGTCCATCGCTACGACCCGGACATCGGCTCGCATCAGACCTTTCACGCGCCATCCGAACCCGGCTTTCTCGCGCCGAAACAGCGCGGCGGCTTCATCGTCGGCTGCAAGACCGGCCTGTTCGACTTCGATCCGATCAAGGGCGCCTTCACCCTGCTGAGCCATGTCGAGCCGGGCCTGCCGACCAACCGCCTCAATGACGGGTTTGTCGATGCCAGAGGCCGTCTGTGGTTCGGCTCGATGGACGATGACGAAGCCAGTCCGACCGGTCGCCTGTACCGCTACGACGCGCGCGGTCTGAAGATCATGGACGATGAGTACGTCATCACCAATGGTCCGGCGGTCAGCCCAGACGGCAGGACCCTCTATCACAACGACACGCTGAAAAAACACATCTACGCCTTCGACCTCGACGATCATGGCGAGATCGCCAACAAGCGCCTGTTCGCACAACTGGATCGTGACGGCAAAACCGGCGAACACGGCGAAGGTTATATGGACGGCCCGGTCGTGGACAGCGAAGGCCATGTCTGGGTGGGGCTGTTCTTCGGTTGGGGCGTCAATGTCTACGCGCCGGACGGCACGCTGATCCGCAAGGTCGACCTGCCGGTATCGAACGTCACCAAGATCGCCTTCGGCGGTCGCGACCTCAAAACGGTCTACGCCACCACCGCCGCCAAGGGCCTGAGCGCCGACGATTTGAAGCAACAACCGCTGGCCGGCGGTCTGTTCAGCTTCCGCAGCGACGTCGCCGGCCAACCCCAAAACGAAATCACCTTCCTCTGA